The following are encoded together in the Silurus meridionalis isolate SWU-2019-XX chromosome 2, ASM1480568v1, whole genome shotgun sequence genome:
- the mycla gene encoding protein L-Myc-1a yields MECDHHQHYFYDGMDGRIEDFFTSTAPSEDIWKKFELLPTPPVSPPRTFPTGRLLFPPPASERSMWASDDYGVLPLKKLDPLDMFGNLSSVVIKDCMWSGGFNATRVAPRPETHQNELVHVHAPRIQSATKQTDVQVTRCVNPAAVLNLPVSQSKKTPASSGSESRSDSSDDDDDDDEIDVVTVENRLKKRTRTPITIAVSADPHGPRNKHFHISLHRQQHNYAAPSPESDDEHHMLPDDDEYDEEEPLGKRARLDPLLLSAPSSSSSSPASSDSEDSTEQRRNFLERKRRDDLRSRFQMLRNEIPGLSESAKSSKVAILTHATEYLLQLQTRERRQTQERKKLRARRQLLLRKISALKKS; encoded by the exons ATGGAATGTGATCACCACCAGCACTACTTCTATGAcgggatggatggaaggatcgAAGACTTTTTCACGTCCACAGCTCCCAGCGAAGACATCTGGAAGAAGTTTGAGCTTCTCCCCACGCCGCCTGTGTCTCCTCCCAGGACCTTTCCCACAGGGCGCTTGTTATTTCCACCGCCTGCGTCCGAGAGGAGCATGTGGGCTTCGGACGATTACGGTGTGCTTCCTCTGAAGAAGCTCGACCCGTTGGACATGTTTGGAAACTTGAGTTCCGTGGTGATTAAGGACTGCATGTGGAGCGGTGGCTTTAATGCCACCAGAGTGGCACCTCGCCCAGAAACGCATCAGAACGAACTTGTGCATGTGCACGCTCCACGGATCCAGAGTGCGACAAAACAGACTGATGTACAGGTCACGAGGTGTGTGAACCCAGCTGCTGTCCTCAACCTACCCGTGTCACAGTCCAAAAAAACCCCCGCATCCTCAGGGTCAGAGTCGCGCTCGGACTCGTCTG ACGACGATGATGACGATGACGAGATCGATGTAGTGACTGTGGAGAACCGCTTGAAGAAGCGAACTCGCACACCCATCACAATCGCCGTGAGCGCGGACCCACACGGCCCACGCAACAAGCACTTCCATATCTCTCTACACCGCCAGCAACACAACTATGCTGCTCCATCTCCCGAATCGGACGACGAACACCACATGCTCCCTGACGACGATGAGTATGATGAGGAAGAGCCTCTTGGAAAGCGAGCCCGACTTGACCCGTTGCTCTTATCTGCTCCttcgtcctcctcctcttctccggCCAGCTCTGACTCTGAGGACTCCACCGAGCAGCGCAGGAACTTCCTGGAGAGAAAAAGGCGAGACGACCTGCGATCTCGCTTCCAGATGCTCCGGAACGAAATCCCTGGTCTGTCAGAGTCAGCAAAATCATCTAAGGTGGCCATCCTGACCCATGCCACTGAGTACCTGCTGCAGCTGCAGACGCGAGAGAGGCGGCAAACGCAGGAGAGGAAGAAACTCAGAGCCAGACGTCAGCTGTTACTGCGCAAAATCAGCGCCCTTAAAAAGTCATAA
- the tacc3 gene encoding transforming acidic coiled-coil-containing protein 3 isoform X1: protein MSSEVVNDENQVALPIRKRVPSESSADIFALDQPTGRPSILRQSQVENLNKNISKGVKVCFQTPLRDPVTKRIMSPSRVGRMATLDDCTNALESLKLKSPSLPSASTQPINVPTKMDSSFPDDDMPIQSRGGYTIDFDNLDSVNPFQSSSNMILSPPKPAVLLPDTLTEPTLAASSPALEEVEQVTEKVDMALDETLPFIPSVENSLADFSAEGASTDSTVIIEPRRTALADHVADDTVDVEVPESTPVIDAVADLLLSPKASYQIDFDDLESVDPFKTSGSKIQNSPPVSGKTPISNLAPFNTEEMSSGVKNSEMPSEHEDKLFHDRMVNLSEVSTDGAAPSVVPPKDAPMVLEFNFDDCTEVKRKPPPKRLGLKKAPLSKTKTEAAKPASATSEKKSPETKPESCSMPSDSMETGIPPARGAYSIDFDQFDDPNFNPFGTTAKMGSSPPRDVPVVRESSTRPAQAENQEIPVENATHSSLFSEPEKATEAEPSFKATEEPEPLLVPKTHQPCIPDVPKPQKVEEPAFPCSADFDSAAADDEFVPGSMFMPSDLDGQIDYLEQFGSSTFKESALRKQSLYLKFDPLLKESPKKAAVDSSSFGFSLPRPSLAIRMMEAARTEVRQKSQKDDTKLLEDFPSPAEPPAVQDPTVLDLLVPTMKQTQMSEDVIVDMLLYTQKDMDTALEKAQQQAEEKVVDLNAQIEKLSLNNQHAMLIVSEYEAVIAQITAEHKKKEELAQAELSRVLQEKQQLAKELSDMEHSFSDVVKRLDRRKEVIDGFKKNEETLKQCAQSYLARLRKEEQRYQTLKSHAEEKIDQANKQIAEVRSKQGAEVSALQVQLRREQLKVQSLEKNLEQKTKEVEDVTKLCDELIAKVQQH, encoded by the exons ATGAGCTCGGAGGTGGTGAACGATGAGAATCAGGTCGCTTTGCCCATACGTAAGCGCGTCCCGTCTGAATCGTCCGCCGACATTTTCGCTCTTGATCAGCCCACGGGTCGTCCGTCCATCCTGAGGCAGTCTCAGGTGGAGAACCTTAACAAGAACATCTCTAAGGGAGTGAAG GTTTGTTTCCAGACTCCACTCAGAGACCCTGTCACAAAGAGGATCATGTCCCCGAGCCGTGTGGGCAGAATGGCTACTCTTGATGACTGCACTAATGCACTGGAGTCTCTCAAACTCAA GTCTCCCTCTTTGCCCAGCGCTTCTACACAACCGATCAACGTTCCCACTAAAATGGACAGTTCCTTTCCAGACGATGACATGCCCATTCAGAGCAGAGGAGGCTACACTATTGACTTTGACAACCTTGACTCTGTGAATCCCTTCCAGAGCTCAAGTAACATGATCCTCTCTCCACCCAAACCTGCAGTTCTGCTGCCGGACACTCTGACTGAGCCGACACTAGCCGCCTCATCTCCTGCTCTCGAAGAAGTGGAACAGGTTACGGAAAAGGTAGACATGGCTCTGGACGAAACTCTCCCTTTCATTCCGTCTGTAGAGAATTCCCTGGCAGACTTTTCTGCAGAAGGTGCTTCCACGGACAGCACAGTGATCATCGAGCCAAGGAGAACTGCACTTGCAGATCACGTCGCTGATGATACAGTTGACGTAGAAGTTCCCGAATCGACCCCTGTCATTGATGCAGTAGCCGATTTGCTTTTATCCCCTAAAGCATCCTACCAGATTGATTTTGATGATTTGGAATCGGTGGACCCTTTTAAAACCAGTGGCTCAAAAATCCAGAACTCTCCTCCTGTCTCTGGGAAAACACCAATCAGTAATTTAGCACCTTTTAATACTGAGGAGATGAGCTCAGGAGTGAAGAACAGTGAGATGCCTAGTGAGCATGAAGATAAGCTTTTTCATGATAGAATGGTTAACCTTTCAGAGGTGAGCACAGACGGTGCTGCCCCCTCAGTGGTGCCCCCTAAAGATGCTCCCATGGTGCTGGAGTTTAACTTCGATGACTGCACTGAAGTCAAACGCAAGCCTCCTCCCAAACGCCTCGGCTTAAAAAAGGCTCCCCTTTCCAAAACCAAAACAGAAGCTGCAAAGCCGGCATCTGCTACATCCGAGAAGAAAAGTCCAGAAACCAAACCTGAGTCATGCAGCATGCCGTCAGACAGCATGGAGACAGGAATTCCTCCAGCCAGAGGTGCTTACAGTATCGACTTTGATCAGTTTGACGATCCAAACTTTAATCCGTTTGGTACAACAGCAAAAATGGGGAGCTCTCCTCCTCGTGATGTTCCAGTGGTGAGGGAAAGCTCAACAAGGCCAGCACAAGCAGAAAACCAGGAAATCCCTGTGGAGAACGCCACACACAG TTCTCTTTTCTCTGAACCTGAAAAGGCAACAGAAGCGGAACCATCCTTTAAG gCAACTGAAGAACCTGAGCCTTTACTGGTTCCAAAAACACATCAGCCCTGCATTCCGGATGTTCCAAAGCCTCAGAAGGTGGAAGAGCCAGCTTTTCCCTGCTCAGCAGACTTTGACAGTGCTGCAGCAGATGATGAGTTTGTTCCTGGCTccatgt TTATGCCAAGTGATCTGGATGGACAGATTGATTATCTGGAGCAGTTTGGATCAAgcact tttaaggAATCTGCTCTGCGTAAGCAGTCCCTCTATCTGAAGTTTGATCCTCTGCTGAAGGAGAGCCCAAAGAAAGCCGCAGTGGACAGCTCGAGCTTCGGGTTCAGTCTTCCTCGCCCCTCTTTGGCAATCAG AATGATGGAGGCTGCAAGGACAGAGGTACGGCAGAAATCACAGAAAGATGACACAAAGCTGCTGGAGGACTTTCCTTCACCG gcagagCCTCCTGCAGTTCAGGACCCCACTGTACTGGATCTGCTGGTCCCAACAATGAAGCAGACCCAGATGAGCGAGGATGTCATAGTGGACATGCTGCTGTACACACAGAAAGACATGGACACTGCTTTGGAAAAAGCCCAACAACAG GCAGAGGAGAAAGTAGTGGATCTGAATGCTCAGATTGAGAAGTTGAGTCTGAATAATCAGCACGCGAT GCTGATCGTGTCTGAATACGAGGCAGTTATCGCTCAGATCACAG ccGAGCACAAGAAGAAGGAAGAGCTAGCACAGGCCGAGCTAAGCCGAGTGCTTCAGGAGAAACAGCAGCTGGCAAAAGAGCTGAGCGACATGGAGCATTCCTTCTCTGACGTTGTCAAGCGCCTAGACCGACGCAAAGAAGTCATTGACGGGTTCAAGAAG aacgaGGAGACGCTAAAGCAGTGCGCTCAGAGTTACTTGGCCAGACTGCGGAAGGAGGAACAGCGTTATCAGACGCTCAAATCTCACGCAGAGGAGAAAATTGATCA AGCGAATAAGCAGATAGCAGAGGTACGCAGTAAGCAGGGAGCAGAGGTTTCTGCTCTTCAGGTGCAGCTCAGGAGAGAGCAGCTCAAAGTGCAGTCTCTGGAAAAGAACCTGGAGCAGAAG aCAAAGGAGGTGGAGGATGTCACCAAGCTGTGTGATGAGCTAATTGCAAAAGTGCAGCAACACTga
- the tacc3 gene encoding transforming acidic coiled-coil-containing protein 3 isoform X2, producing MSPSRVGRMATLDDCTNALESLKLKSPSLPSASTQPINVPTKMDSSFPDDDMPIQSRGGYTIDFDNLDSVNPFQSSSNMILSPPKPAVLLPDTLTEPTLAASSPALEEVEQVTEKVDMALDETLPFIPSVENSLADFSAEGASTDSTVIIEPRRTALADHVADDTVDVEVPESTPVIDAVADLLLSPKASYQIDFDDLESVDPFKTSGSKIQNSPPVSGKTPISNLAPFNTEEMSSGVKNSEMPSEHEDKLFHDRMVNLSEVSTDGAAPSVVPPKDAPMVLEFNFDDCTEVKRKPPPKRLGLKKAPLSKTKTEAAKPASATSEKKSPETKPESCSMPSDSMETGIPPARGAYSIDFDQFDDPNFNPFGTTAKMGSSPPRDVPVVRESSTRPAQAENQEIPVENATHSSLFSEPEKATEAEPSFKATEEPEPLLVPKTHQPCIPDVPKPQKVEEPAFPCSADFDSAAADDEFVPGSMFMPSDLDGQIDYLEQFGSSTFKESALRKQSLYLKFDPLLKESPKKAAVDSSSFGFSLPRPSLAIRMMEAARTEVRQKSQKDDTKLLEDFPSPAEPPAVQDPTVLDLLVPTMKQTQMSEDVIVDMLLYTQKDMDTALEKAQQQAEEKVVDLNAQIEKLSLNNQHAMLIVSEYEAVIAQITAEHKKKEELAQAELSRVLQEKQQLAKELSDMEHSFSDVVKRLDRRKEVIDGFKKNEETLKQCAQSYLARLRKEEQRYQTLKSHAEEKIDQANKQIAEVRSKQGAEVSALQVQLRREQLKVQSLEKNLEQKTKEVEDVTKLCDELIAKVQQH from the exons ATGTCCCCGAGCCGTGTGGGCAGAATGGCTACTCTTGATGACTGCACTAATGCACTGGAGTCTCTCAAACTCAA GTCTCCCTCTTTGCCCAGCGCTTCTACACAACCGATCAACGTTCCCACTAAAATGGACAGTTCCTTTCCAGACGATGACATGCCCATTCAGAGCAGAGGAGGCTACACTATTGACTTTGACAACCTTGACTCTGTGAATCCCTTCCAGAGCTCAAGTAACATGATCCTCTCTCCACCCAAACCTGCAGTTCTGCTGCCGGACACTCTGACTGAGCCGACACTAGCCGCCTCATCTCCTGCTCTCGAAGAAGTGGAACAGGTTACGGAAAAGGTAGACATGGCTCTGGACGAAACTCTCCCTTTCATTCCGTCTGTAGAGAATTCCCTGGCAGACTTTTCTGCAGAAGGTGCTTCCACGGACAGCACAGTGATCATCGAGCCAAGGAGAACTGCACTTGCAGATCACGTCGCTGATGATACAGTTGACGTAGAAGTTCCCGAATCGACCCCTGTCATTGATGCAGTAGCCGATTTGCTTTTATCCCCTAAAGCATCCTACCAGATTGATTTTGATGATTTGGAATCGGTGGACCCTTTTAAAACCAGTGGCTCAAAAATCCAGAACTCTCCTCCTGTCTCTGGGAAAACACCAATCAGTAATTTAGCACCTTTTAATACTGAGGAGATGAGCTCAGGAGTGAAGAACAGTGAGATGCCTAGTGAGCATGAAGATAAGCTTTTTCATGATAGAATGGTTAACCTTTCAGAGGTGAGCACAGACGGTGCTGCCCCCTCAGTGGTGCCCCCTAAAGATGCTCCCATGGTGCTGGAGTTTAACTTCGATGACTGCACTGAAGTCAAACGCAAGCCTCCTCCCAAACGCCTCGGCTTAAAAAAGGCTCCCCTTTCCAAAACCAAAACAGAAGCTGCAAAGCCGGCATCTGCTACATCCGAGAAGAAAAGTCCAGAAACCAAACCTGAGTCATGCAGCATGCCGTCAGACAGCATGGAGACAGGAATTCCTCCAGCCAGAGGTGCTTACAGTATCGACTTTGATCAGTTTGACGATCCAAACTTTAATCCGTTTGGTACAACAGCAAAAATGGGGAGCTCTCCTCCTCGTGATGTTCCAGTGGTGAGGGAAAGCTCAACAAGGCCAGCACAAGCAGAAAACCAGGAAATCCCTGTGGAGAACGCCACACACAG TTCTCTTTTCTCTGAACCTGAAAAGGCAACAGAAGCGGAACCATCCTTTAAG gCAACTGAAGAACCTGAGCCTTTACTGGTTCCAAAAACACATCAGCCCTGCATTCCGGATGTTCCAAAGCCTCAGAAGGTGGAAGAGCCAGCTTTTCCCTGCTCAGCAGACTTTGACAGTGCTGCAGCAGATGATGAGTTTGTTCCTGGCTccatgt TTATGCCAAGTGATCTGGATGGACAGATTGATTATCTGGAGCAGTTTGGATCAAgcact tttaaggAATCTGCTCTGCGTAAGCAGTCCCTCTATCTGAAGTTTGATCCTCTGCTGAAGGAGAGCCCAAAGAAAGCCGCAGTGGACAGCTCGAGCTTCGGGTTCAGTCTTCCTCGCCCCTCTTTGGCAATCAG AATGATGGAGGCTGCAAGGACAGAGGTACGGCAGAAATCACAGAAAGATGACACAAAGCTGCTGGAGGACTTTCCTTCACCG gcagagCCTCCTGCAGTTCAGGACCCCACTGTACTGGATCTGCTGGTCCCAACAATGAAGCAGACCCAGATGAGCGAGGATGTCATAGTGGACATGCTGCTGTACACACAGAAAGACATGGACACTGCTTTGGAAAAAGCCCAACAACAG GCAGAGGAGAAAGTAGTGGATCTGAATGCTCAGATTGAGAAGTTGAGTCTGAATAATCAGCACGCGAT GCTGATCGTGTCTGAATACGAGGCAGTTATCGCTCAGATCACAG ccGAGCACAAGAAGAAGGAAGAGCTAGCACAGGCCGAGCTAAGCCGAGTGCTTCAGGAGAAACAGCAGCTGGCAAAAGAGCTGAGCGACATGGAGCATTCCTTCTCTGACGTTGTCAAGCGCCTAGACCGACGCAAAGAAGTCATTGACGGGTTCAAGAAG aacgaGGAGACGCTAAAGCAGTGCGCTCAGAGTTACTTGGCCAGACTGCGGAAGGAGGAACAGCGTTATCAGACGCTCAAATCTCACGCAGAGGAGAAAATTGATCA AGCGAATAAGCAGATAGCAGAGGTACGCAGTAAGCAGGGAGCAGAGGTTTCTGCTCTTCAGGTGCAGCTCAGGAGAGAGCAGCTCAAAGTGCAGTCTCTGGAAAAGAACCTGGAGCAGAAG aCAAAGGAGGTGGAGGATGTCACCAAGCTGTGTGATGAGCTAATTGCAAAAGTGCAGCAACACTga